One genomic window of Cyprinus carpio isolate SPL01 chromosome A23, ASM1834038v1, whole genome shotgun sequence includes the following:
- the LOC109080988 gene encoding collagen alpha-1(XXIV) chain-like, whose translation MKFLHLLSVTATQTVSLHCYSDPATVAMERPRALRFRGWNGQVFEENSPLSPHLVLDDCEIRDGSWHQSRFLFQTQDTQQLPIVDIQGVHPSHPGDQRHVEVGPVCFL comes from the exons atgaagttcttacACTTGCTGAGCGTCACGGCAACCCAGACTGTATCCCTCCACTGCTACAGTGACCCGGCGACGGTCGCCATGGAGAGGCCTCGGGCCCTGCGTTTCCGGGGTTGGAACGGTCAGGTGTTCGAGGAAAACTCTCCTCTGAGTCCACATCTGGTTCTGGACGACTGTGAG ATCCGTGATGGCAGCTGGCATCAGTCACGATTCCTGTTTCAAACCCAGGACACTCAGCAGCTTCCCATCGTGGACATTCAAGGCGTACATCCCTCACATCCAGGAGACCAGCGGCACGTGGAAGTGGGTCCTGTTTGCTTCCTGTGA